The nucleotide sequence TCTAGCGTGCTCTCTCGTATTCCCTCTCGACTTTCTACGTTTGTCTTAACGTTCGAGGACCGTGGTACGACACACTGCTCACACCATCACATGCCGCTGTTCGCTTGTCGTCGGCAGTTCGTCCTGCACAAGTCAGTAAGTTCTATTTGGCCCAGCTTGGTAAGCGGCTTGCCGCTCACCTTTCTCAGCTCACACTTGCTCTGTTAtcgttttttcttccttgttGCGTTTCTTCTCCGAACGTCTCGTTCTGTTTTACCCCCATGTCGTCGGAGGAGGTCGTCTTTGAGGATGCCGTTGTGGCGTCTTCTGAGGCAACACCATTCAAGAAGGACTTGCTCGAAGCGCTGCCTCAGAGGACATCTCGGGCAAGCGCGAAGCACCGGATCTACCTCATGGTGGTGGGCGTGCTAATCCTCGTTGTGCCACTCTTCTTATGGAAGAGTTTTGGCACGATACGCATTGCGGAGAAGGCCCCGCAGTCTGGGATGATCCCATCACCCAGTGAATTTGACGTCCACGAGCTGATCCGTGAGTTGAACATTGGCGGTAAGAAGGTCTACATCTCCGACCTCATTACTGGAGCAGCCGACGGCTGCGCGCTTGACGTGCCTGCGCTGCCTAAGGGACGACAAACAGTGGTGACGTTTAAGACTAAGGAGAATACAGAGCGTCAGGCGGTGCTCTACGTGCCGGATAGTTACCCCACGGCGGTGGACGGCCGAGAACCACGGCGGGTTGCTATTATGGTACTCTTTCATGGTCTGCATGATAACTGCAAACACTTCCTGGACGCCACCGGTTTCATGTCCTACGCAGACCGCGACGGATTTCTGATTGCAAGCGTGTGCGGCTCTGTGGGTATCTTGGGTACCGGCTGGAACGCGGGCATGTGCTGCGGCTTCTTAGGCGACAAGCCCGACGACGTGGCGCTAGCAAAGCAGGTGGTGACAGAACTTTCGCGAAGCATGTGTATTGATCAAAATCGTGTAATGGCCGTCGGATTCAGCAATGGCGCCATGCTTTcggaggtgctggcgtgCAATGAACCTGACACGTTTCGCGCTGTTGTCTCCGTCGCCGGTGTTGTTGAGATGCGCCCAGGAAACGCTGCTGGGATTGCCGCCTGCACAGCTACCCTCGAGAAGGCCTCGTCGACGTCGCGCGCAAGTGTGCTGATGGTGCACGGTACCGCGGATCCCCTGGTGCCATGGGCTGGTAACGGCCTGCTTGGATTTCCACCAGTATCGTGGAACTtggaggggtggagagagcgaaatGGGTGTACGGAGGAGACAAACACAACCATTTCCACCGACACTTACACGAACATGATCTACGCCCAGTGCACCGTACCGGAGAACGTGAGGACGCGTAAGACGCCGAATGGTGAGGGTGTGGAACTGTCGACCTGTTTTAAGGATGAGGCCTCGCCTGACATGGATCCTGGGAAGAGTAAGGCTGAGAATGCACGACTTGCGGAAGAAAATGTAGCGCCACCAGGTCGCGAACGTGTCGACGCACGCATGAACCTTGAGGATATCAGCGCCACACAGGAATGTAGGCGGCGCATGACCCAACCCATGAATGAGCACTCCTCTGGAGATAAAGGCTTTCAGAAGCGAGGCTGCCCGAAGGCCGTGTATGCGAATGCGCAGGTGAACGACGGTGGTAGGGGAGAGGATCACAACCAAGGCACGACGAGGAACAGAACTGTGAGCACAGATTTCTCTCCACGACCCAACCTGCACCGGCGTCCGAATGAGAAATTGTCAAAGGATGTCCTGCGCAGGTACACTGGTGGTTATCGCTGTTCACCGCACAATCTTTCCTTCGACTCCGTTTCCAAGCAGAACTGGGAGGTGCCGGTGCAGCGCGACAACGTACCACCTGGGCATGACGGTACGAGTCAGGTGGAGCTGGTCCGCGTGGAGGGTGGACTTCACACCTGGCCGCGGGACGAGGAGTTCTCGACGACGGACTACATTTACGAATTTGGAATTCGCATCTTTGGCGGTTACAATTGATGGAGAGCCAAGACAACGCACACAGGagctcccttctctctcacttttttttttttggagggGTGTCTCTGCTCTGTGTTGTTCTGTTGCTTGCATCTCTCTTCAGGCATACTGCTCCTTCCTCGATGCGTCGAGGATGAAGGCACGTTTTCCGTCCTTTGACGACGTGAAATGGTGGtattctttttctttgctgaAATTACCCACTCGCTTTTCCTTGTATAGGGTCTTTACTGtgtccttccttctctcctccacactccctcctctttgtcCGATTGCCTCAGGGAACGTGGGAGCGGGCAGGACGGCAATCAGGTGACGGCTAAGCACACATGAGCACTACGCCTACAGCGGTGGAAAGACAGGCGATGCCCTCCTAGTGTTGAGtacaacgaagaaaaaaacgaccCTTtgccccctccacctcctttttATCCTACTGCCCCTTTTTTGCACTCTTGTGTTTTGCTACCATCATCATGCTTCTCCCCGCTGCGACGTGCGTGGTCCAAGGCGACAACTACAGATGTTGTCCGAAGGTGTTATGATTTTCACCAGCCGTCTGTTATCATTGCTTTTAAgattaccccccccccccattcctGCACTGCGCTTCTGGTGACTTTTTTTTGGTGCTGCACTTTTCAGTTGTCCTCCACAGGACTATTTCCCTATCACTATTGCTTGGTGAGTGGCTGACTGGATCTTGCGTCGTACAGAGCTTTGACCAATACACGGATATGAAACAGCGAAGGAacgatatatatatatatatatatatacatatatatacatgtatcactctctctctttataGAGAGATATTTAGGGACTGCACGTTGAGTATTTCTTTCTCCTCGCACCACTTTGCGTGGGAGTTATGCTGGAGGGTGTAGACACGCGCGCTCGCActtgccctccctctctgtgctcttGCATTGTGTGTTACCTAGTAGATGATGGCCACGGAAGAGAAAGTGCTTCAAAGTTTTCAATTCCCCGAGATTTGCTCGGAAGCTCTGAGCAAATAAGCATGCGTGTCCCTCTCGCCATGATGGTTTCGTTTTTTATCggcttgctctctctcgtgtttttttttttggcggcTTCTTGGCCTTGGCCCCTTTTGACGTCACAACGCAGAACAATCCTTCTCTTCGCCGCTCCCGCTCGCTTCGATGCTCCCTGACCGAAGCCAAACGAGTTACTCATCTTGAAGCGGCACATCTAtactgacacacacacgcacacaccggtGAGCCTTTGCAGTTGTTTGTTGTATTACACGCCACGTCTTCTCCATCAATTGTTCACACAAGCACAAGCAGAGCTcaacctcctcccttcttcctgACGTTGCTccagagaagaaaacacaaTTGTATACGAAATGCCAAAGTCGAAGCGCGCTAAGATTGTCTCACTCACGAAGACTCAGGCAAAGACGCGCGCAGACAAAGACAAACTGATTGAACGCATCCGCCAAGCCCTGGAGGACTACACTGATGTGTACACTTTTCAGCTCCACAACATCCGCACTAACATACTGCAGCTGATTCGCGAGGAGCGTGCCGAAGACAGCCGCATCTTCCTAGGAAACAACAAACTTATGATGATCGCCATCGGCCGCGATGAGAAGAGTGCGCAGAAAGAGAACTTGCACAAGCTGTCACCGTTTCTGACTGGATTGTGTGGGTTGTTCTTCACAAACCTCAGCAAGAAGAAGGTAAAGGAGTACTTCGCGACTGTTGGTGCGCCAGTCTACGCTCGCACTGGGCAGACAGCAACTGAATCGCTCGTGCTCAAGGCAggtccgctgccgcagttTCCACACAGCATGTTTGACCACCTCGCCAAGCTTGGTCTTCCTATCAAGTTGGACCGTGGGGTTATTGTGCTGCTACAAGATACCACCGTGTGCGAGCCGGGTGATACGCTTAGCGCGGAGGCCGCTCAGCTTTTGAAGCTCTTTGGGGTGGAGTGTGCTGAGTTCAAGATTGACCTGACAGCGCACTGGACTAACGGCGTGGCGAAGAAGGTGATTCATAGCGCGTCAAGTAAACGTCAAAAGTAGCGGGCGCATGTCTGTCAGGCAGCGTAGTTGCGCAGAGGTGGGATGAGAACACATGCCACTACTCTTGTCGTCATCCCGAGTTGTTGGAGGAATGAGGCGAATCAGCAGCGAAGGTCACGGCGGTGGTCGCTGAAGGAATggttctcctccaccgcatGAAGAATGTCGTTTCATCAAAGGTGCAACTCcatctcgctctcgctgtcGCTCTGCCTCGTTCTTGCTCTAGATTTTTGTAGGTTTGGGTTTCTCTGTGACTGAAGCCTAACTGTTAATGCTGGCCCCTTCTCCCTGCTGAGAAGGTTAAGAAGCGAATAAGCGTGTcacgtttctctctttcgctgtgtatgtgtgtatgcgcttTCCCTTTAGGTTCTGTGATGAACAAATTACCGATCCTCAGGAAGGGAGACACTTAAAGCGAACGCGTTCAAGTACCTCTATCCAGTACACCactcttcaccttctcttcaGGGTAGCGTAGTGCTGCTTACAGAGACGGTTTATACTAACACCAGGAATACTTCCTGGCGATTTGCTGAGGTGTCGTGGAATGACGACAGCGCTCCAAAGGACTTGGGCACATGGCAAGGAGTAGGCGTGTCTTTGTACGCCACAGGAGTCCTACGTACTGTTGAACCGCTGACATCCTCACACCCCGCGCATCGATGTTGCTCATTTTTCCCTCTtatgtttctcttcttcatgttctccccattctctctctttatactcatctttctcttcctgaCCCTCTCTTTTACTGAGCTTTGTCATGCCGGACTGATCTCTAGCCTTTCATTCATTCGGcgtgtggggaagggggagtgaCGGACACTACCTCTATTGAGGtctaccctctctctctctctgtttgactcccctctttctttaGGTAAACTAATCAAAGCGCCTTCTTAGTGGCACGGGTGGCTCATTTGTGGTGGACTTTGCTGAACGAAGCGAGCAAGTGCCCCTCTATTCATGCTAGCGTTCTCCAGTGCAGCGCGCCTCAGCACCGATCGTCCCACTAGAGaactttttgtgtgtgtgtgtgtgtgcctcgtaGCTGTGGTAGAAGAGAATGACATCAGTTGAGGCGCGGGATGCAGTAAAGCAGTATGAGCTGCGCCACAACGTCTTGCTGCAGAGTATTCTCCCCGGGGGCCTCCTCTCGTCTCTCGAGCTGAAGGAGCGC is from Leishmania panamensis strain MHOM/PA/94/PSC-1 chromosome 35 sequence and encodes:
- a CDS encoding hypothetical protein (TriTrypDB/GeneDB-style sysID: LpmP.35.4760) is translated as MSSEEVVFEDAVVASSEATPFKKDLLEALPQRTSRASAKHRIYLMVVGVLILVVPLFLWKSFGTIRIAEKAPQSGMIPSPSEFDVHELIRELNIGGKKVYISDLITGAADGCALDVPALPKGRQTVVTFKTKENTERQAVLYVPDSYPTAVDGREPRRVAIMVLFHGLHDNCKHFLDATGFMSYADRDGFLIASVCGSVGILGTGWNAGMCCGFLGDKPDDVALAKQVVTELSRSMCIDQNRVMAVGFSNGAMLSEVLACNEPDTFRAVVSVAGVVEMRPGNAAGIAACTATLEKASSTSRASVLMVHGTADPLVPWAGNGLLGFPPVSWNLEGWRERNGCTEETNTTISTDTYTNMIYAQCTVPENVRTRKTPNGEGVELSTCFKDEASPDMDPGKSKAENARLAEENVAPPGRERVDARMNLEDISATQECRRRMTQPMNEHSSGDKGFQKRGCPKAVYANAQVNDGGRGEDHNQGTTRNRTVSTDFSPRPNLHRRPNEKLSKDVLRRYTGGYRCSPHNLSFDSVSKQNWEVPVQRDNVPPGHDGTSQVELVRVEGGLHTWPRDEEFSTTDYIYEFGIRIFGGYN
- a CDS encoding 60S acidic ribosomal protein, putative (TriTrypDB/GeneDB-style sysID: LpmP.35.4770), with the protein product MPKSKRAKIVSLTKTQAKTRADKDKLIERIRQALEDYTDVYTFQLHNIRTNILQLIREERAEDSRIFLGNNKLMMIAIGRDEKSAQKENLHKLSPFLTGLCGLFFTNLSKKKVKEYFATVGAPVYARTGQTATESLVLKAGPLPQFPHSMFDHLAKLGLPIKLDRGVIVLLQDTTVCEPGDTLSAEAAQLLKLFGVECAEFKIDLTAHWTNGVAKKVIHSASSKRQK